A region from the Drosophila bipectinata strain 14024-0381.07 chromosome 3R, DbipHiC1v2, whole genome shotgun sequence genome encodes:
- the alpha-Est1 gene encoding esterase B1: MEIKVGVGDLLKMGTKLIGHKIVQYRLGTKQTKVVCTRDGQLRGIRRRTLYDEDLYYSFEGIPFAQPPVGELRFRAPQLPRPWTGVRDCTYPRAKPMQKHFVLSIVEGSEDCLYLNVYSKRLKSDKPLPVIVWIYGGGFQFGEASRDMYSPDYFMKQDVVVVTFNYRVGVLGFLSLLDRDLDVPGNAGLKDQVMALRWISQNISQFNGDPQNITLMGESAGAASVHAMMITEQTRGLFHKAIMQSGSMYSEWANEPRGLWAFRLASLLGYDGSENEKEVFRFLQKASASDMASQSVALISKEEQRNYVLFPFTPVVEPYLTNDCVFPRSYREMLPAAWGNDLPLILGANSFEGLFSYQAILHDEEHMLSAFEALIPPEIRERRSQAEIKDLMRQFKKDNFDDATRGRMEFNECLQILSIKHFWHGIHRTVLGRHRYAPTTPTFLYRFDMDSPHFNHFRQLLCGKHVRGVCHADDVSYLFYHILASKIDKSSIEYQTIERMVGMWVSFARNDNPNCPKIAPITWDALEAEGPQRCLNIGKTLHFIDLPESKQIRFWDRLYDKHDLV, encoded by the exons ATGGAGATAAAAGTGGGCGTGGGCGATTTGCTCAAAATGGGCACCAA ACTCATTGGACACAAGATAGTGCAGTACCGACTGGGCACCAAGCAAACAAAGGTGGTCTGCACCCGGGATGGACAGCTGCGAGGTATTCGTCGCCGGACTCTCTATGATGAAGATCTGTATTACTCATTTGAGGGCATACCTTTTGCCCAACCGCCGGTAGGGGAACTACGTTTCCGAGCCCCTCAATTGCCACGTCCCTGGACAGGAGTGAGAGATTGCACCTATCCCAGGGCCAAGCCTATGCAGAAGCACTTCGTTCTGAGCATAGTCGAGGGCAGCGAGGATTGCCTGTACTTGAATGTGTACTCAAAACGCCTAAAATCGGATAAACCCCTACCCGTCATCGTTTGGATATATGGCGGTGGTTTTCAGTTCGGCGAAGCTAGTCGGGACATGTACAGTCCGGATTACTTTATGAAGCAGGACGTGGTTGTGGTCACATTCAACTACAGAGTGGGTGTCCTAG gaTTCTTAAGTCTCTTGGATCGCGACCTGGATGTGCCGGGGAATGCCGGTCTAAAGGACCAGGTGATGGCTCTACGCTGGATTAGTCAAAACATATCACAATTCAACGGGGATCCCCAAAACATCACCCTGATGGGTGAGAGTGCTGGTGCTGCCTCCGTCCATGCGATGATGATTACGGAGCAGACCAGGGGCCTCTTCCACAAGGCCATCATGCAGTCGGGGTCGATGTACAGCGAATGGGCGAATGAACCAAGAGGTCTATGGGCATTCCGACTGGCATCCCTCCTCGGTTACGACGGCAGCGAGAACGAGAAAGAGGTTTTTCGGTTTCTTCAAAAGGCCTCCGCCTCCGATATGGCCAGCCAGAGCGTGGCTCTTATCTCAAAGGAGGAACAACGAAACTATGTGCTCTTCCCATTCACCCCCGTGGTGGAACCCTACCTCACCAATGACTGTGTATTTCCTCGCTCATATCGGGAGATGCTACCGGCTGCGTGGGGCAATGACTTGCCTCTGATCTTGGGCGCCAACTCTTTTGAGGGTCTGTTCTCCTACCAGGCCATATTGCACGACGAGGAGCACATGCTGAGCGCCTTTGAGGCCCTCATTCCACCTGAAATCAGGGAGAGGCGTTCGCAGGCGGAAATCAAGGATCTGATGCGCCAGTTCAAGAAAGACAACTTCGATGACGCCACCAGGGGACGCATGGAGTTCAATGAGTGCCTGCAAATCCTTTCGATTAAACACTTCTGGCATGGCATTCACCGTACTGTCCTGGGACGCCATCGATACGCACCTACAACTCCCACATTTTTGTACCGCTTTGATATGGACTCGCCGCATTTTAACCACTTCCGGCAATTGTTGTGCGGCAAGCATGTCCGAGGAGTGTGCCACGCCGACGATGTATCTTACCTTTTTTACCATATCCTGGCATCCAAGATAGATAAGTCCTCGATAGAGTACCAAACGATCGAGCGGATGGTGGGCATGTGGGTGTCCTTCGCCCGTAATGACAATCCCAACTGCCCGAAAATTGCCCCGATAACGTGGGATGCCCTGGAGGCAGAGGGTCCACAAAGATGCCTTAACATTGGGAAAACTTTGCACTTTATTGACTTGCCAGAATCAAAGCAGATTCGCTTTTGGGATAGGCTTTACGATAAACACGACTTGGTCTAA
- the alpha-Est2 gene encoding esterase B1 isoform X1 produces MEVQLGWPKLIKIGAKLVGHKLQQYRLSTGNTLVLDTKFGQVRGLQRKTVYDGELYFAFEGIPYAKPPVGELRFRAPQPPEPWQGILDCTTYRAKPLQRNIVLSIVEGSENCLHLNIYVKDLESKKPLPVIVWIYGGGFQKGEASRDIYSPDYFMKQPVVFVCINYRLGALGFLSLSDPNLDVPGNAGLKDQVQALRWISQNIANFNGDPNNITIMGESAGAASVHVMMTTEQTRGLFHKAIMQSGCALSEWADSPDRNWAFRLAQRMGYKGSEKDADVLRFLSKAPARQIANIDQDIITQDEMRNFQLFAFGPVVEPYESSHCVVPKKHKEILASAWGNDIPIIMGGNSFEGLFSYQLVKNDPWVLKNFHNILPREVSEACTQEERDLLVRRLKKVYFNNELQESMDFFEALNIFSHRQIWHDMHRLVLARQTYAAGTPTYLYRFDFDSPYFNQFRGLVCDAHVRGVSHADELSYQFYNIIASKLEKSSMEYKTIERMVGMWTSFAANGDPNCPEIKSATWEPIGAKENGTEKCFNISHNLEMRELPEFESLTVWDSFYPKGSLI; encoded by the exons atggAAGTACAATTGGGATGGCCAAAATTGATCAAGATAGGTGCCAA GTTGGTGGGCCACAAGCTTCAGCAGTATCGCCTGTCCACAGGTAACACGCTCGTGCTGGACACCAAGTTCGGCCAGGTGCGGGGACTCCAGAGGAAGACCGTCTACGACGGAGAACTGTACTTCGCCTTCGAGGGAATTCCTTACGCAAAACCCCCGGTAGGAGAGCTCCGGTTCCGAGCCCCCCAACCGCCGGAGCCGTGGCAGGGAATCCTCGACTGTACAACCTACCGGGCAAAGCCTTTGCAAAGGAACATAGTTCTCAGCATCGTCGAAGGCAGTGAGAATTGCCTGCACCTGAATATATACGTGAAGGACCTCGAATCGAAGAAACCCCTACCTGTGATTGTTTGGATCTATGGTGGGGGCTTCCAGAAAGGTGAAGCCTCCAGAGACATCTACAGTCCTGACTACTTCATGAAGCAGCCAGTAGTCTTCGTCTGCATCAACTACCGACTCGGTGCCTTGG GCTTCCTAAGCCTAAGTGATCCTAACCTGGATGTGCCTGGTAATGCAGGACTCAAGGATCAGGTCCAAGCTCTACGCTGGATCAGCCAGAACATTGCCAACTTTAACGGCGATCCAAACAACATCACCATCATGGGGGAGAGTGCTGGAGCAGCTTCTGTCCACGTAATGATGACCACGGAGCAGACGCGTGGACTCTTTCACAAGGCTATCATGCAATCCGGATGTGCCCTCAGTGAATGGGCAGACAGTCCGGATCGCAACTGGGCCTTCCGTCTGGCCCAGCGTATGGGCTATAAGGGAAGCGAGAAAGATGCCGACGTGCTGCGTTTTCTGAGCAAAGCCCCCGCCCGACAGATTGCGAATATCGACCAGGACATCATTACACAGGACGAGATGCGGAACTTCCAGCTCTTTGCTTTTGGTCCCGTGGTAGAGCCGTATGAGAGCTCTCATTgtgttgtaccgaaaaaacataaagaaattttggccaGCGCTTGGGGTAATGACATACCCATCATAATGGGCGGAAACTCGTTTGAAGGGCTGTTCTCGTATCAGCTGGTTAAGAATGACCCATGGGTCTTGAAAAACTTCCACAACATCCTGCCGAGGGAAGTGAGCGAAGCCTGCACCCAGGAGGAGCGGGATCTCCTAGTGCGGCGTCTTAAGAAGGTCTACTTCAACAACGAGCTGCAGGAATCGATGGACTTCTTCGAGGCCTTGAATATATTTTCCCATCGCCAGATCTGGCACGATATGCACCGATTGGTTCTCGCTCGCCAGACCTATGCTGCTGGGACACCCACATATTTGTACCGCTTCGACTTTGATTCCCCGTACTTCAACCAATTCCGAGGACTAGTGTGCGATGCTCATGTTCGGGGAGTATCCCATGCCGACGAATTATCCTACCAGTTCTACAATATTATTGCCTCCAAGCTGGAAAAGTCCTCGATGGAGTACAAAACCATTGAGAGGATGGTGGGCATGTGGACATCATTCGCCGCCAATGGAGATCCCAACTGTCCGGAAATTAAATCCGCCACGTGGGAACCTATCGGAGCAAAAGAAAATGGCACTGAAAAGTGTTTCAATATAAGCCATAACTTGGAAATGCGGGAACTGCCAGAGTTTGAGTCGCTGACCGTGTGGGATAGTTTTTACCCAAAAGGGTCCCTTATCTAG
- the alpha-Est2 gene encoding esterase B2 isoform X2, with translation MGESAGAASVHVMMTTEQTRGLFHKAIMQSGCALSEWADSPDRNWAFRLAQRMGYKGSEKDADVLRFLSKAPARQIANIDQDIITQDEMRNFQLFAFGPVVEPYESSHCVVPKKHKEILASAWGNDIPIIMGGNSFEGLFSYQLVKNDPWVLKNFHNILPREVSEACTQEERDLLVRRLKKVYFNNELQESMDFFEALNIFSHRQIWHDMHRLVLARQTYAAGTPTYLYRFDFDSPYFNQFRGLVCDAHVRGVSHADELSYQFYNIIASKLEKSSMEYKTIERMVGMWTSFAANGDPNCPEIKSATWEPIGAKENGTEKCFNISHNLEMRELPEFESLTVWDSFYPKGSLI, from the coding sequence ATGGGGGAGAGTGCTGGAGCAGCTTCTGTCCACGTAATGATGACCACGGAGCAGACGCGTGGACTCTTTCACAAGGCTATCATGCAATCCGGATGTGCCCTCAGTGAATGGGCAGACAGTCCGGATCGCAACTGGGCCTTCCGTCTGGCCCAGCGTATGGGCTATAAGGGAAGCGAGAAAGATGCCGACGTGCTGCGTTTTCTGAGCAAAGCCCCCGCCCGACAGATTGCGAATATCGACCAGGACATCATTACACAGGACGAGATGCGGAACTTCCAGCTCTTTGCTTTTGGTCCCGTGGTAGAGCCGTATGAGAGCTCTCATTgtgttgtaccgaaaaaacataaagaaattttggccaGCGCTTGGGGTAATGACATACCCATCATAATGGGCGGAAACTCGTTTGAAGGGCTGTTCTCGTATCAGCTGGTTAAGAATGACCCATGGGTCTTGAAAAACTTCCACAACATCCTGCCGAGGGAAGTGAGCGAAGCCTGCACCCAGGAGGAGCGGGATCTCCTAGTGCGGCGTCTTAAGAAGGTCTACTTCAACAACGAGCTGCAGGAATCGATGGACTTCTTCGAGGCCTTGAATATATTTTCCCATCGCCAGATCTGGCACGATATGCACCGATTGGTTCTCGCTCGCCAGACCTATGCTGCTGGGACACCCACATATTTGTACCGCTTCGACTTTGATTCCCCGTACTTCAACCAATTCCGAGGACTAGTGTGCGATGCTCATGTTCGGGGAGTATCCCATGCCGACGAATTATCCTACCAGTTCTACAATATTATTGCCTCCAAGCTGGAAAAGTCCTCGATGGAGTACAAAACCATTGAGAGGATGGTGGGCATGTGGACATCATTCGCCGCCAATGGAGATCCCAACTGTCCGGAAATTAAATCCGCCACGTGGGAACCTATCGGAGCAAAAGAAAATGGCACTGAAAAGTGTTTCAATATAAGCCATAACTTGGAAATGCGGGAACTGCCAGAGTTTGAGTCGCTGACCGTGTGGGATAGTTTTTACCCAAAAGGGTCCCTTATCTAG
- the alpha-Est3 gene encoding esterase B1 isoform X1 has product MALAGHRIQGLSDESLDNRVETSTGPVQGQSCTGIYGDEYVSFEGIPYAQPPVGPLRFKAPQPVKPWTTPLDCSKPGNKPLQFNQYTKKLVGSEDCLYLNVYAKELNSPTPLPMVVYFFGGGFEKGDPTKDLHSPDYFMMKRMIVVTVSYRVGPLGFLSLNDPAVGVPGNAGLKDQLLAMKWISQNAAAFNGDPKNITAFGESAGAASVHYLMLNPQAEGLFQKAILQSGNVLCPWALCPLENLPHRLASHLGMETAEHVTDAMVLDYLQNIPGESLVTPYLLSPTDHLNDCVFQFGPKVEPYKTEHCVLPKHPKDLLSSAWGNRIPVLMSGTSFEGLLMFARVSLAPYLLTTLKTEPEHMLPLDLKRNMPQALARNLGQRLKEIHFGNTEISMSPEALVAYCEYASYKVFWLPILRVVRSRLKSSKAPTYLYRFDFDSPTFNHQRLLYCGDKLRGVAHVDDHSYLWYGEFSWKLDRNTPEFLTIERMIDMLFNFASVGNPNCDQIKEQLPRTKEWKPLDSNSTLECLNISDRIKLVELPELQKLKVWESVIHSK; this is encoded by the exons ATGGCGCTGGCAGGTCACAGGATTCAGGGTTTATCCGATGAAAGCCTTGACAACCGGGTGGAAACCAGCACGGGACCGGTTCAAGGTCAGTCCTGCACCGGAATCTACGGAGACGAATACGTTAGCTTTGAGGGAATCCCGTACGCCCAGCCGCCGGTGGGCCCTCTCAGGTTCAAGGCACCCCAACCAGTGAAGCCGTGGACCACTCCCCTTGACTGCTCCAAGCCGGGAAACAAACCGCTGCAATTCAACCAATATACCAAGAAATTAGTCGGCTCTGAGGACTGCCTGTACCTGAATGTCTACGCCAAGGAG cTTAACTCGCCGACCCCCCTACCTATGGTTGTATACTTCTTTGGAGGTGGCTTTGAGAAAGGCGACCCCACGAAGGATCTACACAGCCCAGACTACTTTATGATGAAAAGAATGATCGTAGTTACTGTTTCCTATCGAGTGGGTCCACTGGGCTTCCTGAGCCTCAACGATCCAGCCGTGGGAGTGCCCGGTAACGCCGGACTTAAAGATCAGCTTTTGGCCATGAAATGGATATCCCAGAACGCCGCCGCCTTCAACGGGGACCCCAAAAACAtaaccgcctttggagagagTGCCGGAGCAGCTTCCGTTCATTATTTGATGCTCAATCCTCAAGCGGAGGGACTCTTCCAAAAGGCCATCCTGCAGTCAGGCAATGTACTTTGCCCCTGGGCTCTGTGTCCACTGGAGAACTTGCCACATCGTCTGGCCTCCCATCTGGGAATGGAGACTGCCGAGCATGTGACAGATGCCATGGTACTGGACTACCTGCAGAATATTCCCGGAGAGTCCTTGGTTACGCCCTATCTGCTCAGTCCAACTGACCACCTCAACGACTGCGTGTTTCAGTTCGGACCAAAAGTGGAGCCGTACAAGACGGAACACTGCGTCCTGCCAAAGCATCCAAAGGATCTGCTAAGCTCGGCGTGGGGCAACCGCATTCCAGTGCTGATGAGTGGAACCTCCTTTGAGGGATTGCTTATGTTCGCCCGTGTCTCGTTGGCTCCGTACTTGCTTACTACCCTGAAAACTGAACCGGAACATATGCTTCCGCTGGATTTAAAGCGAAATATGCCTCAGGCCTTGGCCCGCAACTTGGGACAACGCCTGAAGGAAATACATTTCGGAAACACTGAGATATCGATGTCACCAGAGGCACTTGTGGCCTATTGCGAG TACGCCAGTTACAAGGTCTTCTGGCTTCCCATTCTTCGGGTTGTAAGGTCGCGACTTAAAAGTTCAAAGGCGCCTACGTACCTATACCGCTTCGATTTCGATTCGCCCACCTTTAATCACCAGCGGTTACTGTACTGCGGGGACAAGCTGCGAGGAGTGGCTCACGTTGATGACCACTCGTATCTATGGTACGGGGAGTTCTCCTGGAAGCTAGACAGAAACACGCCCGAGTTCCTGACCATCGAGCGCATGATCGACATGCTATTCAACTTTGCCAGTGTCGGAAATCCAAACTGCGATCAAATCAAAGAGCAACTTCCACGAACCAAAGAGTGGAAGCCTTTGGACAGCAATTCAACTCTGGAGTGTCTAAACATTTCTGACAGAATTAAACTGGTGGAACTGCCGGAGCTCCAGAAGCTGAAAGTCTGGGAAAGCGTTATCCACTCAAAGTAG
- the alpha-Est3 gene encoding esterase B1 isoform X2 → MVVYFFGGGFEKGDPTKDLHSPDYFMMKRMIVVTVSYRVGPLGFLSLNDPAVGVPGNAGLKDQLLAMKWISQNAAAFNGDPKNITAFGESAGAASVHYLMLNPQAEGLFQKAILQSGNVLCPWALCPLENLPHRLASHLGMETAEHVTDAMVLDYLQNIPGESLVTPYLLSPTDHLNDCVFQFGPKVEPYKTEHCVLPKHPKDLLSSAWGNRIPVLMSGTSFEGLLMFARVSLAPYLLTTLKTEPEHMLPLDLKRNMPQALARNLGQRLKEIHFGNTEISMSPEALVAYCEYASYKVFWLPILRVVRSRLKSSKAPTYLYRFDFDSPTFNHQRLLYCGDKLRGVAHVDDHSYLWYGEFSWKLDRNTPEFLTIERMIDMLFNFASVGNPNCDQIKEQLPRTKEWKPLDSNSTLECLNISDRIKLVELPELQKLKVWESVIHSK, encoded by the exons ATGGTTGTATACTTCTTTGGAGGTGGCTTTGAGAAAGGCGACCCCACGAAGGATCTACACAGCCCAGACTACTTTATGATGAAAAGAATGATCGTAGTTACTGTTTCCTATCGAGTGGGTCCACTGGGCTTCCTGAGCCTCAACGATCCAGCCGTGGGAGTGCCCGGTAACGCCGGACTTAAAGATCAGCTTTTGGCCATGAAATGGATATCCCAGAACGCCGCCGCCTTCAACGGGGACCCCAAAAACAtaaccgcctttggagagagTGCCGGAGCAGCTTCCGTTCATTATTTGATGCTCAATCCTCAAGCGGAGGGACTCTTCCAAAAGGCCATCCTGCAGTCAGGCAATGTACTTTGCCCCTGGGCTCTGTGTCCACTGGAGAACTTGCCACATCGTCTGGCCTCCCATCTGGGAATGGAGACTGCCGAGCATGTGACAGATGCCATGGTACTGGACTACCTGCAGAATATTCCCGGAGAGTCCTTGGTTACGCCCTATCTGCTCAGTCCAACTGACCACCTCAACGACTGCGTGTTTCAGTTCGGACCAAAAGTGGAGCCGTACAAGACGGAACACTGCGTCCTGCCAAAGCATCCAAAGGATCTGCTAAGCTCGGCGTGGGGCAACCGCATTCCAGTGCTGATGAGTGGAACCTCCTTTGAGGGATTGCTTATGTTCGCCCGTGTCTCGTTGGCTCCGTACTTGCTTACTACCCTGAAAACTGAACCGGAACATATGCTTCCGCTGGATTTAAAGCGAAATATGCCTCAGGCCTTGGCCCGCAACTTGGGACAACGCCTGAAGGAAATACATTTCGGAAACACTGAGATATCGATGTCACCAGAGGCACTTGTGGCCTATTGCGAG TACGCCAGTTACAAGGTCTTCTGGCTTCCCATTCTTCGGGTTGTAAGGTCGCGACTTAAAAGTTCAAAGGCGCCTACGTACCTATACCGCTTCGATTTCGATTCGCCCACCTTTAATCACCAGCGGTTACTGTACTGCGGGGACAAGCTGCGAGGAGTGGCTCACGTTGATGACCACTCGTATCTATGGTACGGGGAGTTCTCCTGGAAGCTAGACAGAAACACGCCCGAGTTCCTGACCATCGAGCGCATGATCGACATGCTATTCAACTTTGCCAGTGTCGGAAATCCAAACTGCGATCAAATCAAAGAGCAACTTCCACGAACCAAAGAGTGGAAGCCTTTGGACAGCAATTCAACTCTGGAGTGTCTAAACATTTCTGACAGAATTAAACTGGTGGAACTGCCGGAGCTCCAGAAGCTGAAAGTCTGGGAAAGCGTTATCCACTCAAAGTAG
- the LOC108130334 gene encoding esterase B1-like produces MTDDYKEKSPVIQTTHGKVRGTVLKPLYDELFYAFDGIPYAVPPLGTLRFKEPHDIKPWYGIRDCSKPQSKCLQVSSYTKLVEGSEDCLYLNISVKKLISEKPLPIMVYIHGGGYKGGDSSRRAWGPDYFMKEDVIYISIGHRLGPLGFLSFADSSLEIPGNAGLKDIVLALRWIKANASRFNGDPERITLFGHSSGSMIVHLLLVSPQTEGLFHKAILMAGYSMELNRLPNMEFRLAKHLGYEGENINGQVLDYLSKADPNLLVSADFFTAAEKSKGFFMPFVPCVESYATQNAVLLGEPIDLHRTAWGNRIPIILGANSGEGLGVFNNLKKNPTQLKDYQSSPERVLPSTLRNRCDPGKRRQLAQQLLSHFCEVHGHQLTMEYLQNLDSLFTHNMVHSMDRVIQSRLAYGKGPTYLYRFDFDSPDFNFYRIRYGGKEVRGVGHVDELGYIFVIPATFKLDQSRPEFTAIRRMVAMWVSFAATSDPNADITKPLVQWTPVTRFGTRMLLNISEDLKFIPQPEYSQLKFYERLFVQAEVPLF; encoded by the exons ATGACGGACGACTA TAAAGAGAAATCACCTGTAATACAGACAACTCATGGAAAAGTTCGCGGCACGGTGTTGAAACCTTTATACGATGAACTATTTTATGCCTTCGATGGCATTCCATATGCAGTTCCACCGCTAGGAACTTTAAGATTTAAGGAGCCCCATGACATAAAGCCCTGGTATGGAATCCGGGACTGCTCCAAGCCCCAGAGCAAGTGCCTCCAAGTGAGCAGCTACACAAAGCTGGTTGAAGGCTCCGAGGATTGTCTGTACTTGAATATATCTGTGAAAAAA CTGATTAGTGAAAAGCCTTTGCCTATAATGGTTTACATTCACGGTGGAGGTTACAAGGGAGGCGACTCCTCTAGACGAGCTTGGGGTCCTGACTATTTTATGAAAGAGGATGTCATTTATATAAGCATTGGACATCGTCTGGGGCCCCTAG GTTTCCTAAGCTTTGCAGATAGCTCCTTGGAGATTCCTGGAAATGCAGGCCTTAAGGACATCGTTCTGGCTCTTCGTTGGATTAAGGCCAATGCATCTCGCTTTAATGGTGACCCTGAAAGGATAACTCTTTTTGGACACAGCTCAGGTAGCATGATTGTGCACCTCCTTCTGGTCAGTCCTCAGACGGAAGGACTCTTCCACAAGGCAATCCTTATGGCTGGCTATTCCATGGAGCTCAACCGATTGCCTAACATGGAATTCCGCCTGGCCAAGCATTTGGGCTACGAGGGCGAGAACATTAATGGACAAGTGTTGGATTATCTATCGAAAGCAGATCCAAACCTTCTAGTATCGGCTGATTTTTTTACGGCGGCGGAGAAAtcaaaaggattttttatGCCTTTTGTACCCTGCGTGGAGAGTTATGCAACCCAAAATGCGGTTCTCCTTGGGGAACCCATTGACCTGCATCGTACTGCTTGGGGAAATCGGATTCCAATTATTCTGGGCGCCAATAGTGGAGAGGGTCTGGGAGTTTTTAATAATCTGAAAAAGAATCCAACTCAGCTTAAAGACTATCAAAGCAGTCCAGAGCGTGTTCTGCCCTCCACACTACGAAATCGTTGTGATCCTGGCAAACGACGACAGTTGGCCCAGCAGTTGTTGTCCCACTTTTGTGAAGTCCATGGCCACCAGCTAACAATGGAGTATCTTCAAAATCTGGATAGTCTGTTCACTCACAATATGGTCCACTCTATGGACCGTGTGATCCAATCTAGGCTGGCTTACGGAAAGGGGCCTACATATCTGTACCGCTTCGATTTCGACTCACCGGACTTTAATTTCTACCGTATTCGATACGGGGGAAAGGAGGTACGAGGTGTTGGCCATGTGGACGAGCTGGGGTACATCTTCGTTATCCCAGCCACATTTAAACTGGATCAGTCACGCCCGGAGTTTACCGCCATTCGTCGTATGGTGGCTATGTGGGTTTCATTTGCTGCTACCTCTGATCCAAATGCGGACATAACCAAGCCTCTGGTACAGTGGACACCAGTTACTCGATTCGGGACTCGGATGCTGCTCAATATTAGCGAGGATTTAAAGTTTATTCCGCAACCAGAGTATTCACAACTTAAGTTCTATGAGCGCTTGTTCGTGCAAGCTGAAGTGCCTTTATTTTAG
- the alpha-Est5 gene encoding esterase B1, with protein MSENQETCELTLPLGKIKGVKRQSLYDDNYYSFEKIPFGKPPLGELRFKAPQPADPWSGVLDCTHYAEKPFQKSFMTGDIEGAEDCLYLNVYAKQLKTDKPLPVMVYIYGGAFTVGEATREIYGPDYFMAKDVVLVTLNYRLDVFGFLSLKDPSVKVPGNAGLKDQVLALKWVKKYISNFNGDENNITVFGESAGGCSTHFMMCTEQTRGLFHKAIPMSGTVHNYWANSPTEDFAFRLAQQNGYTGENVDAQVLEHLRGVPAIELVNHNLVTPEHRRNGMIFAFGPTVEPYVGEDCVVPKLPVEMAREAWTNELPAMLGGTSFEGLFMYPAVSANLQGLDNLTKDPLRMVPFDVRAVNTEKDNLEFSQKLIKTYFGDAPPSSKLFMNILDYYSYKIFWHGFNRTLNARLAYAKAPTYFYRFDFDSPTFNFYRTKFCGDNIKTGVAHADDLSYLWRNAASWKLEKSSKEYQTIQRMIGIWTAFAASSNPNCPEIGEVIWKPSTKENPKLVLNISDEVKIIDLPEYEKLQVWDGIYKPEQLI; from the exons ATGTCGGAAAA TCAAGAAACCTGTGAACTGACTCTGCCCCTCGGCAAGATCAAGGGCGTTAAACGTCAGAGCCTCTATGACGACAACTACTATAGTTTCGAGAAGATCCCCTTTGGAAAGCCTCCGTTGGGAGAATTACGGTTTAAAGCTCCCCAGCCGGCTGATCCATGGAGTGGGGTATTGGATTGCACTCACTATGCGGAGAAGCCTTTCCAAAAAAGTTTTATGACAGGCGATATCGAAGGAGCCGAAGACTGTTTGTATCTGAATGTCTATGCCAAACAG CTAAAGACTGACAAACCTCTACCCGTAATGGTCTATATTTACGGTGGGGCCTTCACCGTGGGCGAGGCTACACGGGAAATCTACGGGCCGGACTATTTCATGGCCAAAGATGTTGTCCTGGTAACACTCAATTACCGTTTAGATGTTTTTG GTTTTCTGTCCCTCAAGGATCCCAGCGTGAAGGTACCCGGAAATGCTGGCCTTAAGGATCAAGTCTTGGCCCTCAAGTGGGTCAAAAAGTACATCTCGAACTTTAATGGGGATGAGAATAATATCACCGTTTTTGGCGAAAGTGCCGGCGGTTGCTCCACGCATTTTATGATGTGCACAGAACAGACCCGGGGCCTCTTCCACAAGGCCATCCCCATGTCAGGAACCGTGCATAATTATTGGGCGAATAGTCCTACTGAGGACTTTGCCTTCCGGCTGGCGCAACAAAATGGCTATACTGGCGAAAATGTCGATGCCCAAGTTTTGGAGCATCTGCGTGGAGTTCCTGCTATAGAATTGGTAAACCACAATTTGGTGACTCCAGAACACCGCAGAAATGGAATGATCTTTGCATTTGGACCCACCGTGGAACCTTACGTGGGTGAGGATTGTGTGGTGCCCAAGCTGCCGGTGGAAATGGCTCGCGAGGCCTGGACCAACGAACTGCCTGCCATGCTGGGAGGAACATCCTTCGAGGGTCTCTTCATGTATCCTGCAGTCTCTGCCAATCTCCAGGGACTGGACAACCTTACCAAAGATCCCCTGAGGATGGTGCCGTTTGATGTTCGGGCAGTGAACACTGAAAAGGACAATCTGGAGTTCAGTCAAAAGCTGATTAAAACTTACTTTGGAGATGCCCCGCCAAGTTCCAAGCTctttatgaatattttggaT TACTATTCCTACAAGATCTTCTGGCATGGATTTAATAGAACTTTGAATGCCAGGCTTGCGTATGCAAAGGCTCCTACATACTTTTATCGCTTTGACTTTGATTCCCCGACCTTCAACTTCTATCGCACCAAATTCTGCGGAGACAATATTAAAACAGGAGTAGCGCACGCTGATGATCTCAGTTACTTGTGGCGAAACGCTGCGAGCTGGAAGCTGGAAAAATCCTCTAAGGAGTACCAAACAATTCAACGAATGATTGGTATTTGGACAGCCTTTGCTGCAAGCTCAAACCCAAATTGTCCGGAAATCGGTGAAGTTATTTGGAAGCCCTCAACTAAAGAAAATCCTAAGTTGGTGCTAAACATCAGTGATGAAGTAAAAATTATTGATCTGCCTGAGTACGAAAAGCTGCAGGTGTGGGATGGCATCTACAAGCCGGAACAGTTGATTTAG